The Corallococcus exiguus genome includes a region encoding these proteins:
- a CDS encoding YHS domain-containing protein, translating to MNGEQEHGQGNTRHWDPVCGRHLEAPEGHPSSEYKKRRYFFCSEGCRTAFERQAERFRLNELARAGALMSPGRVRWGLA from the coding sequence ATGAACGGCGAACAGGAACACGGGCAGGGCAACACCCGGCACTGGGATCCGGTGTGCGGCAGGCACCTGGAGGCGCCGGAGGGCCATCCGTCGTCGGAGTACAAGAAGCGCCGGTACTTCTTCTGCTCGGAGGGCTGCCGCACCGCCTTCGAGCGGCAGGCGGAGCGCTTCCGCCTCAACGAGCTGGCGCGGGCCGGCGCGCTGATGTCGCCGGGCCGGGTGCGCTGGGGGCTCGCGTAG
- a CDS encoding carbohydrate porin, producing the protein MRGRAFGAWVLAWALLCAGPVFAAETTKMPPGLTGGWGGARGLLYELGVALQVRYVTELAFNARGGKGHALRQAGQLNVGLGLDMEKLAGLKGGTFQFTFTYRNGNNLNADMELGNLQLVQEVYGRGNVGRLTQLWWDQLFFGEQVHLKLGRMTVGEDTADFPCDFQNLSFCGAQPGNIVGNYWFNWPVSQWATRLRVDLAKVAYVQLAAYEMNPRNLEEAFYLGRFSGATGVMLPLELGWNPKFRGDRLEGLYKVGVWYDTSNAPDVLLAGVERDGRYGIYFVARQQLTHVAGSENKAQGLNVFVRLTHTDLDTSTQDGQYTLGLGYTGVFGRADDDVGFALGATHTNGRYVTAQRQKQAQDPDTPIPRTEYLGELYYSLHATPWLVLRPNFQYIRPGGDEDARNIIVLGLKGALTL; encoded by the coding sequence ATGCGGGGACGGGCGTTCGGGGCCTGGGTGCTGGCGTGGGCCCTGCTGTGCGCGGGGCCGGTCTTCGCGGCCGAGACGACGAAGATGCCCCCGGGCCTCACCGGTGGCTGGGGCGGGGCGCGCGGGCTTCTCTACGAATTGGGTGTGGCGCTCCAGGTCCGCTACGTGACGGAGCTCGCCTTCAACGCGCGCGGTGGCAAGGGCCATGCGCTGCGGCAGGCGGGCCAGCTCAACGTGGGGCTGGGTCTGGACATGGAGAAGCTGGCCGGGCTCAAGGGCGGCACCTTCCAGTTCACGTTCACGTACCGCAACGGCAACAACCTGAACGCGGACATGGAGCTGGGGAACCTCCAGCTGGTGCAGGAGGTGTATGGGCGCGGCAACGTGGGGCGCCTCACGCAGCTCTGGTGGGATCAGCTCTTCTTCGGCGAACAGGTGCACCTGAAGCTGGGGCGTATGACGGTGGGCGAGGACACGGCGGACTTCCCCTGCGACTTCCAGAACCTGTCCTTCTGCGGCGCGCAGCCCGGCAACATCGTGGGCAACTACTGGTTCAACTGGCCGGTGAGCCAGTGGGCCACGCGGCTGCGCGTGGACCTGGCGAAGGTGGCGTACGTGCAGCTGGCCGCGTACGAGATGAATCCTCGCAACCTGGAGGAGGCCTTCTATCTGGGGCGCTTCAGCGGGGCGACGGGCGTGATGTTGCCCCTGGAGCTGGGCTGGAACCCGAAGTTCCGCGGCGACCGGCTGGAGGGGCTCTACAAGGTGGGCGTCTGGTACGACACGTCCAACGCTCCGGATGTGTTGCTGGCCGGCGTGGAGCGCGATGGGAGATACGGCATCTACTTCGTCGCGCGCCAGCAGCTCACGCACGTGGCGGGCTCGGAGAACAAGGCGCAGGGCCTCAACGTCTTCGTCCGCCTGACGCACACGGACCTGGACACCTCCACGCAGGACGGCCAGTACACGCTGGGCCTGGGCTACACGGGCGTCTTCGGCCGGGCGGATGACGACGTGGGCTTCGCGCTGGGCGCCACGCACACCAACGGGCGCTACGTCACCGCGCAGCGGCAAAAGCAGGCGCAGGACCCCGACACGCCCATCCCTCGCACGGAGTACCTGGGCGAGCTGTACTACAGCCTCCATGCGACGCCGTGGCTCGTGCTGCGGCCCAACTTCCAATACATCCGCCCCGGCGGTGACGAGGACGCGCGCAACATCATCGTCCTGGGCCTCAAGGGGGCACTCACCCTGTAG
- the aspS gene encoding aspartate--tRNA ligase — protein sequence MAVPFISEVKRTHTCGQLTAANVGEEVVLFGWVHNRRDHGGAVFIDLRDREGLTQVVFEPDSKEAHETAGHLRLEYCVGIKGKVLSRGKNVNPKMKTGEIEVKASDLTIFNRSEPTPFLIEDNVETSEEKRLAHRYLDLRRGPLQKTLMTRSKMNTLARSYMAGNGFLELETPFMGKYTPGGARNFLVPSRLNPGKFYALAESPQLYKQLFMVAGFDRYFQIVKCFRDEDLRVDRQPEFTQIDVEMSFVTQDDIFTIIEGLLKKLWGEVLGIDIPTPFMRMDFYESMAKYGNDKPDLRFGLEHVVLTDVIREHGAAGGVPMMWDAVQDKGIVKAMVVPAEKALSRAESDKLEDFAKQAGAKGLARAKVGEGGEWTQSPLSKTITPALRLAINQAVNAKTGDLILFQFGRESLVHTVMANLRVHVAKKLGLIPEYGSGGQWKFLWVVNPPLFEYDEETNTWAAAHHAFTRPHDEDVQYLGTDPGRVKCHRYDVVLNGFEIGGGSIRLHDPKVQSEVFKALGIQEEEARVKFGFLLDALKFGAPPHGGIALGMDRLVMLLTGAESLRDVIPFPKTKTGTDTMTGAPGDVDEKQLRELHVRSVPLPQK from the coding sequence ATGGCGGTCCCGTTCATTTCAGAGGTCAAGCGTACCCACACGTGCGGTCAGCTCACGGCCGCGAACGTTGGCGAAGAAGTGGTCCTCTTCGGCTGGGTGCACAACCGCCGCGACCACGGTGGCGCGGTGTTCATCGACCTGCGGGACCGCGAAGGGCTCACCCAGGTGGTGTTCGAGCCGGACAGCAAGGAGGCCCATGAGACGGCCGGCCACCTGCGCCTGGAGTACTGCGTCGGCATCAAGGGCAAGGTGCTGTCGCGCGGCAAGAACGTGAACCCGAAGATGAAGACGGGTGAGATCGAGGTGAAGGCCTCGGACCTGACCATCTTCAACCGCTCGGAGCCCACGCCGTTCCTCATCGAGGACAACGTGGAGACGTCCGAGGAGAAGCGCCTGGCGCACCGCTACCTGGACCTGCGCCGCGGGCCGCTCCAGAAGACGCTGATGACGCGCTCGAAGATGAACACGCTGGCGCGCTCGTACATGGCGGGCAACGGCTTCCTGGAGCTGGAGACGCCCTTCATGGGCAAGTACACGCCGGGCGGCGCGCGTAACTTCCTGGTCCCCAGCCGCCTGAACCCGGGCAAGTTCTACGCGCTGGCGGAGAGCCCGCAGCTGTACAAGCAGCTGTTCATGGTCGCGGGCTTCGACCGGTACTTCCAGATCGTGAAGTGCTTCCGCGACGAAGACCTGCGCGTGGACCGGCAGCCGGAGTTCACCCAGATCGACGTGGAGATGAGCTTCGTCACCCAGGACGACATCTTCACCATCATCGAGGGCCTGCTGAAGAAGCTGTGGGGCGAGGTGCTGGGCATCGACATCCCGACGCCCTTCATGCGCATGGACTTCTACGAGTCCATGGCGAAGTACGGCAACGACAAGCCGGACCTGCGCTTCGGGCTGGAGCACGTGGTGCTCACGGACGTCATCCGCGAGCACGGCGCGGCCGGCGGCGTGCCCATGATGTGGGACGCGGTGCAGGACAAGGGCATCGTCAAGGCGATGGTCGTCCCGGCGGAGAAGGCGCTGTCCCGCGCGGAGAGCGACAAGCTGGAGGACTTCGCGAAGCAGGCGGGCGCCAAGGGGCTGGCGCGCGCGAAGGTGGGCGAGGGCGGTGAGTGGACCCAGTCCCCGCTGTCCAAGACGATTACGCCGGCGCTGCGGCTGGCCATCAACCAGGCCGTGAACGCGAAGACGGGCGACCTCATCCTGTTCCAGTTCGGCCGCGAGTCGCTGGTGCACACGGTGATGGCGAACCTGCGCGTGCACGTGGCGAAGAAGCTGGGCCTCATCCCCGAGTACGGCAGCGGCGGCCAGTGGAAGTTCCTCTGGGTCGTGAACCCGCCCCTCTTCGAGTACGACGAGGAGACGAACACCTGGGCGGCGGCGCACCACGCCTTCACCCGTCCGCACGACGAGGACGTGCAGTACCTGGGGACCGACCCGGGCCGCGTGAAGTGCCACCGCTACGACGTGGTGCTCAACGGCTTCGAGATTGGCGGCGGCTCCATCCGCCTGCATGACCCGAAGGTGCAGAGCGAGGTGTTCAAGGCGCTGGGCATCCAGGAGGAGGAGGCGCGCGTTAAGTTTGGCTTCCTGTTGGACGCGCTCAAGTTCGGCGCGCCCCCGCACGGCGGCATCGCGCTGGGCATGGACCGCCTGGTGATGCTGCTGACCGGCGCGGAGTCCCTGCGCGACGTGATTCCGTTCCCCAAGACGAAGACGGGCACGGACACGATGACGGGCGCTCCCGGCGACGTGGACGAGAAGCAGCTGCGCGAGCTGCACGTGCGCTCGGTTCCGCTGCCGCAGAAGTAG
- a CDS encoding cupin domain-containing protein, translating to MRASREVEAGTSPLTPEWRRWLVENLVRGASAKELVASLEKAGVSAEQARRAVEVEQEEPFVAGALRAVGMQRKLEGLLDVYAELFQQTDGPPRVDRHDALTPAAFFERYYFDNLPVVLRTEWSASLEPEAWSPGNVASLLGEREARHACCVPPFEDSRLEALARGLTPLRGFTAEDARACEPRLWWEPPGAEVPLRAARRNVLLAQVHGERRLQLVPAFELRRMALASPEPDDAPLRLDVTLSPGECLLLPVGWWYGFSAPGGGVAVSFEAFALPEPNVTWDADAEPQPSPLPPRD from the coding sequence ATGAGAGCTTCGCGTGAAGTGGAGGCGGGGACTTCGCCGCTGACACCCGAGTGGCGGCGGTGGCTGGTGGAGAACCTGGTTCGCGGTGCGTCGGCGAAGGAGCTGGTGGCGTCGCTGGAGAAGGCCGGGGTGTCGGCGGAGCAGGCGCGGCGGGCGGTGGAGGTGGAGCAGGAGGAGCCCTTCGTCGCGGGCGCGCTGCGTGCGGTGGGCATGCAGCGGAAGCTGGAGGGGCTGCTGGACGTGTACGCGGAGCTGTTCCAGCAGACGGATGGACCGCCGCGCGTGGACCGGCATGACGCGCTGACGCCCGCCGCGTTCTTCGAGCGCTACTACTTCGACAACCTGCCCGTGGTGCTACGGACGGAATGGAGCGCGTCGCTGGAGCCGGAGGCCTGGAGCCCCGGGAACGTGGCCTCGCTGTTGGGCGAGCGTGAGGCGAGACACGCGTGCTGCGTGCCCCCGTTCGAGGACTCGCGGCTGGAAGCCCTGGCCCGGGGGCTGACGCCGCTTCGGGGCTTCACGGCGGAGGACGCTCGTGCGTGCGAGCCCCGCCTGTGGTGGGAGCCGCCCGGCGCGGAAGTGCCCCTGCGCGCGGCGCGGCGCAACGTGCTGCTGGCGCAGGTGCATGGGGAGCGGCGGCTCCAGCTCGTTCCGGCCTTCGAGTTGCGGCGGATGGCCCTGGCGTCGCCGGAGCCTGACGACGCACCCCTGCGCCTGGACGTGACGCTGTCGCCGGGAGAGTGCCTGCTGCTGCCGGTGGGTTGGTGGTACGGCTTCAGCGCTCCCGGGGGCGGCGTCGCTGTCTCATTCGAGGCCTTCGCGCTGCCGGAGCCGAACGTGACGTGGGACGCCGACGCGGAGCCCCAGCCTTCGCCGCTGCCTCCTCGCGACTGA
- a CDS encoding cupin-like domain-containing protein, with product MSSESLVARLETAGIAPEVVWETIRAAEIHPAVMRAREFTTRLGLLESLLETRSVSRRQALPSSRVERRSRLAPAEFFTDYYRRNRPVVIEGLMEDWPARTRWTPGWMAERFGDETVEVMAGRDAQEMPDLHADRLRRDVPLRELLTRFDGAPANDMYLVARNSLLLRDAFRPLLEDLRAPEGYIHPDLHGPDRVHLWLGPAGTLSNLHHDHLNVLFCQVWGRKQVWLAPSWETPWMSNVRGFYSAVDVLAPDLERFPDFARVALHSVEVGPGDTLFIPVGWWHALRAVEPSLSVTFVSFEETPGMNTCWREGWLGATPPEEHR from the coding sequence GTGTCTTCCGAGAGCCTCGTGGCCCGTCTGGAGACGGCTGGAATCGCGCCAGAGGTTGTCTGGGAAACGATTCGGGCCGCGGAGATACATCCGGCGGTGATGCGGGCGCGTGAATTCACGACACGTCTGGGATTGCTTGAATCACTGCTGGAGACACGGTCGGTGTCGCGACGGCAGGCATTGCCCTCGTCGCGCGTGGAGCGGCGGTCCCGGCTGGCGCCAGCGGAATTCTTCACGGATTACTACCGGCGCAACCGGCCGGTTGTCATTGAAGGCTTGATGGAGGACTGGCCGGCGCGGACGCGGTGGACGCCCGGGTGGATGGCCGAGCGTTTCGGTGACGAGACGGTGGAGGTGATGGCGGGGCGCGATGCCCAGGAGATGCCGGACCTGCACGCGGACCGCCTGCGCCGGGACGTGCCGCTGCGGGAATTGCTGACGCGGTTCGACGGTGCGCCGGCGAACGACATGTATCTGGTGGCTCGGAACAGCCTGCTGTTGCGTGACGCGTTCCGGCCGCTGCTGGAGGACCTGCGTGCGCCGGAGGGTTACATCCATCCGGACCTGCATGGGCCCGACCGCGTGCACCTGTGGCTGGGGCCGGCGGGGACGCTGTCCAACCTGCATCATGATCACCTCAACGTCCTGTTCTGCCAGGTGTGGGGGCGCAAGCAGGTGTGGCTGGCGCCGTCGTGGGAGACGCCGTGGATGTCCAACGTGCGCGGCTTCTACAGCGCGGTGGACGTGCTGGCGCCGGACCTGGAGCGCTTCCCGGACTTCGCCCGGGTGGCGTTGCACTCGGTGGAGGTGGGGCCAGGGGACACGCTCTTCATCCCGGTGGGGTGGTGGCACGCGCTGCGGGCAGTGGAGCCGAGTCTGTCGGTGACGTTCGTGAGCTTCGAAGAGACACCTGGGATGAACACCTGCTGGCGTGAGGGCTGGCTGGGCGCCACGCCTCCGGAGGAGCACCGATGA
- the recJ gene encoding single-stranded-DNA-specific exonuclease RecJ, protein MRWLLPDVVEQEVGSLAGELSLHPLAARVLLHRGYRTPEAASAFLSDRLADLPDPFRMKGMGPAVERVLRAVRLKEKVTLYGDYDVDGVSSTSLMYLFLKELGATPSTYIPHRLDEGYGLNLGAVERIAQDGTRLLVTLDCGITSVAEIARAKELGLEVVVVDHHTVPPTLPPATAVLNPHQPGCEYPTKVLCAAGVAFNLCMGLRKRLRDDGFFATRKEPNLKALMDLVALATVADVVPLTGANRILVAHGLQELSQGRRPGIRALKEVAGLEPDATVTAGQVGFRLGPRINAAGRLHDASLGLQLLCADSVETARSLAQVLDRANAERQGIESGILTQALAQAEEHKDSRGLVLYDEGWHPGVIGIVASRVVERYHRPTVMVGVKDGVGKGSARSIEAFHLYDALTGCSDLLMRYGGHKHAAGLTIDAKQLPAFREAFAKIALQRLTPEDMIPRCRVDAVVNPRDLDATAVESLQKLGPFGQGNPEPVLVLRGQQARPRVLPAKSGVPGAGHLKLALVDAPELDAIGFGMADRVSLVEGPVDLAFQAGFDTFRGQRKLSLRLKDVRQAA, encoded by the coding sequence ATGCGGTGGTTGCTTCCAGATGTCGTCGAGCAGGAGGTCGGTTCGCTCGCGGGTGAGCTGTCGCTGCACCCGTTGGCGGCGAGGGTGTTGCTCCACCGGGGCTACCGCACGCCGGAGGCGGCGTCGGCGTTCCTGTCGGACCGGCTGGCGGACCTGCCGGACCCGTTCCGGATGAAGGGCATGGGCCCCGCGGTGGAGCGCGTGCTGCGCGCGGTGCGGCTCAAGGAGAAGGTGACGCTCTACGGGGACTACGACGTGGACGGCGTGTCCTCCACGTCGCTCATGTACCTGTTCCTCAAGGAGCTGGGCGCCACGCCCTCCACGTACATCCCGCACCGGCTGGACGAAGGCTACGGCCTCAACCTGGGCGCGGTGGAGCGCATCGCGCAGGACGGCACGCGCCTGCTGGTGACGCTGGACTGCGGCATCACCTCCGTGGCGGAGATTGCCCGCGCGAAGGAGCTGGGCCTGGAGGTCGTGGTGGTGGACCACCACACGGTGCCTCCCACGCTGCCGCCCGCCACCGCGGTACTCAACCCGCACCAGCCCGGCTGCGAGTACCCCACCAAGGTGCTGTGCGCCGCGGGCGTGGCCTTCAACCTCTGCATGGGCCTGCGCAAGCGGCTGCGCGACGACGGCTTCTTCGCCACGCGCAAGGAGCCCAACCTCAAGGCGCTGATGGACCTGGTGGCGTTGGCCACCGTGGCGGACGTGGTGCCGCTCACCGGCGCTAACCGCATCCTCGTGGCGCACGGCCTCCAGGAGCTGTCCCAGGGCCGCCGTCCCGGCATCCGCGCGCTGAAGGAGGTGGCCGGCCTGGAGCCGGACGCCACCGTCACCGCGGGGCAGGTGGGCTTCCGCCTGGGGCCCCGCATCAACGCCGCGGGCCGCCTGCATGACGCGTCGCTGGGCCTGCAGCTGCTCTGCGCGGACTCCGTGGAGACGGCGCGCTCGCTGGCGCAGGTGTTGGATCGCGCGAACGCGGAGCGGCAGGGCATCGAGAGCGGCATCCTCACGCAGGCGCTGGCGCAGGCGGAGGAGCACAAGGACTCGCGCGGGCTGGTGCTCTACGACGAGGGCTGGCACCCGGGCGTCATCGGCATCGTCGCGTCGCGCGTGGTGGAGCGCTACCACCGGCCCACGGTGATGGTGGGCGTGAAGGACGGGGTGGGGAAGGGCTCGGCGCGCAGCATCGAGGCGTTCCACCTGTACGACGCGCTCACCGGGTGCTCGGACCTGCTCATGCGCTACGGCGGGCACAAGCACGCCGCCGGCCTCACCATCGACGCGAAGCAGCTGCCTGCCTTCCGCGAGGCCTTCGCGAAGATTGCCCTCCAGCGTCTGACGCCGGAGGACATGATTCCGCGCTGCCGCGTGGACGCGGTGGTGAACCCTCGCGACCTGGACGCGACGGCCGTGGAGTCGCTGCAGAAGCTGGGGCCCTTCGGTCAGGGCAACCCGGAGCCGGTGCTGGTGCTGCGCGGCCAGCAGGCCCGGCCTCGCGTGCTGCCCGCGAAGTCCGGGGTGCCTGGCGCGGGGCACCTGAAGCTGGCGCTCGTGGACGCTCCGGAGCTGGATGCCATTGGCTTCGGCATGGCGGACCGTGTGTCGCTGGTGGAGGGGCCGGTGGACCTGGCCTTCCAGGCCGGCTTCGACACCTTCCGCGGCCAGCGCAAGCTGTCCCTGCGCCTCAAGGACGTGCGTCAGGCCGCCTGA
- the secF gene encoding protein translocase subunit SecF, which produces MQILKHKTNIDFISKRKPALFISTLINLAIIVGIAAVGFNFGVDFAGGTVVELKYNTPTTAEQVREKAQAGGLHDVSVQGVGAAEENSFLLRMGGVTQLTEENAEHAKTAIQGLGETRSVYADMANGIVNFRSAQPMSVAAVKKAVEAAGIGVQEVRDLGANQGGTGYDYQVVASGMADKVFAALSAGSDKPNFEQRRVDYVGPQVGKQLRNRGIMALVYSMIAILIYVAFRFDFKFGPGALLAMIHDVIMVAGYYLVSRREFNLTSIAALLTIVGYSVNDTIVIYDRIREDMVKYKGKPLPEIINIAVNDTLGRTILTSGVTALSLIGLLIFGVGEIFDFAMAMLVGILVGTYSSVYIASPLVIWLDERAHAREGHAGGGKQEPKTA; this is translated from the coding sequence ATGCAGATTCTCAAGCACAAGACGAACATCGACTTCATCAGCAAGCGCAAGCCGGCGCTCTTCATCTCCACCCTCATCAACCTGGCCATCATCGTCGGCATCGCCGCGGTGGGGTTCAACTTCGGCGTGGACTTCGCCGGCGGCACGGTGGTGGAGCTGAAGTACAACACGCCCACCACGGCCGAGCAGGTCCGCGAGAAGGCCCAGGCCGGCGGTCTGCACGACGTCAGCGTCCAGGGCGTGGGCGCGGCCGAGGAGAACTCCTTCCTGCTGCGCATGGGCGGCGTCACGCAGCTCACGGAGGAGAACGCCGAGCACGCGAAGACGGCCATCCAGGGCCTGGGCGAGACGCGCAGCGTCTACGCCGACATGGCCAACGGCATCGTGAACTTCCGCTCCGCGCAGCCCATGTCCGTGGCGGCGGTGAAGAAGGCCGTCGAGGCGGCGGGCATCGGCGTTCAGGAGGTGCGTGACCTGGGCGCGAACCAGGGCGGCACCGGCTACGACTACCAGGTCGTCGCGAGCGGCATGGCGGACAAGGTGTTCGCCGCGCTGAGCGCCGGTTCGGACAAGCCCAACTTCGAGCAGCGCCGCGTGGACTACGTGGGTCCGCAGGTGGGCAAGCAGCTGCGCAACCGCGGCATCATGGCGCTGGTGTACTCGATGATCGCCATCCTCATCTACGTGGCGTTCCGCTTCGACTTCAAGTTCGGCCCGGGCGCGCTGCTCGCCATGATCCACGACGTCATCATGGTGGCGGGCTACTACCTGGTGAGCCGGCGCGAGTTCAACCTCACGTCCATCGCCGCGCTGCTCACCATCGTGGGCTACTCGGTGAACGACACCATCGTCATCTACGACCGCATCCGTGAAGACATGGTGAAGTACAAGGGCAAGCCGCTGCCGGAGATCATCAACATCGCCGTCAACGACACGCTGGGCCGCACCATCCTCACCTCCGGCGTGACGGCGCTGTCGCTCATCGGTCTGCTCATCTTCGGCGTGGGCGAAATCTTCGACTTCGCCATGGCGATGCTGGTGGGCATCCTCGTGGGCACGTACTCGTCCGTGTACATCGCCAGCCCGCTGGTCATCTGGCTGGACGAGCGCGCGCACGCCCGCGAGGGCCACGCCGGTGGCGGCAAGCAGGAGCCGAAGACGGCCTGA
- a CDS encoding cupin-like domain-containing protein, translated as MALSPSWDAWLSENLLRGVPEEALARALVAGGVAPEEARSEVARARRHPAVEAGGSRGALGAEVVSLLDVRASLHAQSRRTVERRRGVSAEEFQARYYRAHRPVVLEDFLEGWPLLERWRPEALARDYGDVEVEVMAGREARVDHDVSPDACRTVMRLGDFLHRLEHGGTSNDLYLTARNFALERPELRGLLEDLRPAPGFVYPKRQHGSIKLWVGPAGTHTALHHDVDSVLFCQVHGRKRFWLVPSFETPRLYNREHVWSPVDAAAPDLGRFPDFATAHVHEVVVGPGEMLFIPVGWWHQVLALDVSVSLTFQSLEVPGGNARWHTFG; from the coding sequence ATGGCCTTGTCACCCTCGTGGGATGCGTGGCTGTCGGAGAACCTGCTGCGGGGCGTGCCTGAGGAGGCGCTGGCCCGGGCACTGGTCGCCGGAGGGGTGGCTCCGGAGGAGGCTCGCTCGGAGGTGGCTCGCGCGCGGCGGCACCCGGCGGTGGAGGCCGGGGGCTCGCGCGGGGCGCTGGGGGCGGAGGTGGTGTCGCTCCTGGACGTGCGCGCGTCGCTGCATGCGCAGTCCCGCAGGACGGTGGAGCGGCGGCGGGGCGTGTCCGCGGAGGAGTTCCAGGCCCGCTACTACCGAGCGCACCGGCCCGTCGTCCTGGAGGACTTCCTGGAGGGCTGGCCGCTGTTGGAGCGCTGGCGACCGGAAGCGCTGGCGCGGGACTACGGCGACGTGGAGGTGGAGGTCATGGCGGGCCGCGAAGCCCGCGTGGACCATGACGTGTCACCGGATGCGTGCCGCACGGTGATGCGACTGGGCGACTTCCTCCACCGGCTGGAGCACGGCGGGACGTCCAACGACCTGTACCTCACCGCGCGCAACTTCGCGCTGGAGCGGCCGGAGCTGCGGGGGCTGCTGGAGGACCTGCGGCCGGCCCCGGGCTTCGTGTACCCGAAGCGGCAGCACGGGAGCATCAAGCTGTGGGTGGGGCCCGCGGGCACGCACACGGCGCTGCACCATGACGTGGACTCGGTGCTGTTCTGCCAGGTCCACGGGCGCAAGCGCTTCTGGTTGGTTCCGTCGTTCGAGACGCCTCGCCTGTACAACCGCGAGCACGTGTGGAGCCCGGTGGACGCGGCGGCGCCGGACCTGGGGCGCTTCCCGGACTTCGCCACCGCGCACGTGCACGAGGTGGTGGTGGGCCCGGGGGAGATGCTCTTCATCCCCGTGGGCTGGTGGCACCAGGTGCTCGCGCTGGACGTGAGCGTGTCGCTGACGTTCCAGTCGCTGGAGGTGCCGGGCGGAAACGCGCGGTGGCACACCTTCGGTTGA
- a CDS encoding outer membrane beta-barrel protein, whose amino-acid sequence MLRRCLQGGALMAVVLCAGPALAQKKQGDVNVFLRGGIGDYTGDLGDVASTGPLWGLTLNLQPTTFLGFEVGYEGSQNKVSDSRLFDAPSLVRNGGSALVKVSPPFLTAVRPFAGVGLGLSYVDVRGAGAGLYDSDLMEEVPLAVGLEFNTGGLTAGVRGTYRILIDQDFADATSTDGVGGGLMDASLTLGARF is encoded by the coding sequence ATGCTTCGCAGGTGTCTCCAGGGAGGTGCCCTGATGGCCGTCGTGTTGTGCGCGGGGCCCGCGCTCGCGCAGAAGAAGCAGGGCGACGTGAACGTCTTCCTGCGCGGCGGCATCGGCGACTACACGGGCGACCTGGGCGACGTGGCCAGCACCGGCCCGCTGTGGGGCCTGACGCTCAACCTCCAGCCCACCACCTTCCTCGGCTTCGAAGTTGGCTACGAGGGCTCGCAGAACAAGGTGAGCGACAGCCGCCTCTTCGACGCGCCCTCGCTGGTGCGCAACGGCGGCAGCGCGCTGGTGAAGGTGTCGCCGCCCTTCCTCACCGCGGTGCGCCCCTTCGCGGGCGTGGGCCTGGGCCTGTCCTACGTGGACGTGCGAGGCGCGGGCGCGGGGCTCTACGACAGCGACTTGATGGAGGAAGTGCCGCTCGCGGTGGGCCTGGAGTTCAACACCGGAGGCCTCACCGCCGGCGTGCGCGGCACGTACCGCATCCTCATCGACCAGGACTTCGCGGACGCCACCAGCACGGACGGCGTGGGCGGCGGATTGATGGACGCGTCGCTGACGCTGGGCGCGCGCTTCTAG